The following are from one region of the Salvia splendens isolate huo1 chromosome 2, SspV2, whole genome shotgun sequence genome:
- the LOC121777074 gene encoding DELLA protein 1-like has protein sequence MRSFTHSDSKTGKDFHHSAVIHPNRAAFSRGKSEDIQLVQDLLSCAQAVSNHNNDCASEFLKEFSKLSSGSTNVVQCLVYYFAESLRDRISPVMQFAGVQTMLDHISSCARVHIVDLGLYGGLRHAVLMQALATRSGCPIQHLKITAVAAQSHVQVEEEVVGVRLQNLAKSLNMSFSFHVITSEDILDLNQSILRPDPEDTVVVQAAHILRFMIPKLEILMLAVRSLNPHVMIIIEVEANVDSKVFVNRFVEALLFFGAGFDYLEHCLKDDLAARNYAESVLFSPSIRHIVAAEEEERKFRIVGINFWRGVFVRFGMAETELSKLALNHANSVLNMFDCCDSCRLGLDGNSLIVGWKGTPIFSLSAWKFQKIGAM, from the exons ATGAGAAGTTTCACCCATTCCGATTCCAAAACAGGAAAGGATTTCCATCACTCTGCTGTCATTCATCCGAATAGAGCTGCCTTCTCCAGAGGCAAGTCTGAGGATATTCAGCTCGTGCAGGACCTCCTGTCGTGTGCTCAGGCAGTGTCCAATCATAACAACGATTGTGCTAGTGAGTTTCTGAAAGAGTTCAGCAAGCTGAGCTCCGGCTCGACCAATGTGGTGCAGTGTCTGGTCTACTATTTCGCCGAATCTCTACGTGACAGGATATCACCA GTTATGCAGTTCGCCGGTGTTCAGACAATGTTAGATCACATATCATCATGTGCCAGGGTGCACATTGTCGATCTTGGCCTCTATGGCGGCCTCAGACATGCCGTTTTAATGCAAGCTTTAGCTACAAGGTCTGGATGTCCCATCCAACATCTCAAGATTACTGCTGTAGCAGCTCAGTCTCATGTTCAGGTCGAGGAGGAGGTGGTGGGAGTTCGCCTCCAAAACTTGGCCAAGTCCCTGAATATGAGCTTTTCTTTCCATGTCATAACATCCGAGGACATCCTGGATCTTAATCAGAGCATTCTTCGCCCAGATCCTGAAGACACAGTCGTCGTCCAAGCAGCGCACATCTTGAGGTTCATGATTCCGAAGCTTGAAATCTTGATGTTAGCCGTACGAAGCCTCAACCCACACGTGATGATCATCATTGAAGTCGAAGCCAATGTTGATTCTAAGGTTTTTGTCAACCGCTTCGTTGAGGCTCTCCTTTTCTTTGGGGCCGGTTTTGACTACTTGGAGCACTGTCTTAAGGATGATCTTGCAGCGAGAAACTACGCCGAATCCGTGCTCTTTAGCCCTTCAATAAGACACATTGTTGCGGCCGAGGAAGAGGAGAGGAAGTTCAGAATTGTAGGCATCAATTTCTGGAGGGGGGTTTTTGTTAGGTTTGGCATGGCGGAGACGGAGCTGAGCAAACTAGCGCTCAATCACGCGAATTCCGTTCTCAACATGTTCGACTGCTGTGATTCTTGCAGACTTGGCCTAGATGGAAACAGCCTCATAGTTGGATGGAAGGGTACACCAATATTTTCACTATCTGCATGGAAGTTTCAGAAGATAGGAGCAATGTGA
- the LOC121792051 gene encoding pentatricopeptide repeat-containing protein At1g06140, mitochondrial-like, which translates to MMPALRACFRSSHTNSLFHTTSAQIDPSLSLLKLLDLSIDSQLHNLTSQSHARAHRLGLTQHSLIAQKLIFCYCQFRRPFEGQSVFDSLSFKNTHLCNTLLSGYGKSRMFEESLHLFREMCRGSDFGAVDDFTFSVVFKIAGEFGDVLVGGMVHSRSLKSALVFDTVVGNSLMSMYEKFGSFGDAFKVFDEMPLRNVSSWNALISGYSKSGWSSSVCGLGIWDVVREMQSQGFRFDAFTVSTLLSLCGEEGGHGRELHCYVVRNGLDSSSVHVGCGLIDMYSKNGGVDLGRRVFDRLEWRNVYAWTAMINGYASCGKFDDALLLFRGMQCGEGDNGPNKVSLVAILPACSSIAGLIGGKQIHGFAVRRGVNHDLSLCNALIDMYSKCGSLSYASKVFEHECTQKDAISWCSMICGYGLHGQGENSVTLFDRILQNGLIKPDTSLVVGVLSACSKSGLIRDGLRIYDYVVAKCKIIPSVEICACMVDMLGKSGQLDEALNFIKNMNVEPSPSIWGTLLSASALHGNSEMQELAYKSLIMMEPDNSSNYISLSNLYASSKRWDVVAEVRQVMRKRGLRKVPGCSWISMNGAAHSFVVADKSHPCSTSLYAMLDELVLSMKLSCYNLDFLHLTEV; encoded by the coding sequence ATGATGCCAGCGCTGAGAGCTTGTTTCAGATCGTCTCACACCAATTCACTCTTCCACACCACCTCCGCCCAAATTGACCCCTCACTCTCTCTCCTCAAACTGCTTGACCTCTCAATCGACTCCCAATTGCACAATCTCACCTCTCAATCCCACGCCAGAGCTCACCGATTGGGCCTTACGCAGCACTCCCTCATTGCCCAGAAGCTCATCTTCTGCTACTGCCAATTCCGCCGCCCGTTTGAGGGGCAATCCGTTTTTGACTCGCTCTCTTTCAAGAACACGCATCTCTGCAACACTCTGCTAAGCGGGTATGGGAAAAGCCGGATGTTTGAGGAAAGTTTGCATCTTTTCAGGGAAATGTGCCGGGGCTCTGATTTTGGCGCGGTGGATGACTTCACTTTCTCTGTTGTTTTCAAAATTGCTGGGGAATTTGGGGATGTTTTGGTGGGGGGAATGGTGCATTCGAGGAGCTTGAAGAGTGCCTTGGTTTTTGATACTGTGGTGGGGAATTCGCTGATGTCTATGTATGAGAAATTTGGGAGTTTTGGTGATGCGTTTAAAgtgttcgacgaaatgcctCTGAGGAATGTGTCTTCGTGGAATGCGTTGATTTCGGGTTATTCGAAGAGCGGTTGGAGTAGCTCTGTATGTGGATTAGGAATTTGGGATGTTGTGAGGGAAATGCAGAGCCAAGGGTTTAGATTTGATGCGTTTACAGTCTCCACGCTTCTTTCGTTGTGTGGTGAAGAAGGTGGTCATGGGAGGGAGCTGCATTGCTACGTTGTTCGGAATGGGTTGGATTCGAGTTCTGTTCATGTTGGGTGTGGTTTGATTGATATGTACTCAAAGAATGGTGGGGTTGATTTGGGAAGAAGAGTTTTCGATAGATTGGAGTGGAGGAACGTCTATGCTTGGACTGCAATGATTAACGGCTATGCAAGTTGTGGGAAATTCGATGATGCTTTGCTTCTTTTCCGCGGAATGCAGTGCGGAGAGGGCGACAATGGGCCAAACAAGGTGTCGCTTGTTGCTATATTGCCCGCTTGTAGCTCAATTGCTGGTTTGATTGGAGGGAAGCAAATCCATGGCTTTGCAGTTAGGAGGGGTGTGAATCACGACCTCTCTCTCTGCAACGCCTTGATCGACATGTATTCCAAATGTGGGAGTTTGAGTTATGCAAGTAAAGTATTCGAACACGAATGCACTCAAAAGGATGCAATTTCTTGGTGCTCAATGATTTGTGGATACGGCTTACACGGCCAAGGTGAAAACTCAGTCACTTTGTTTGATAGGATTCTTCAAAATGGATTAATAAAACCTGACACATCACTGGTTGTTGGAGTTCTTTCTGCTTGCTCAAAGTCGGGTTTGATACGTGATGGGCTAAGAATATATGATTATGTTGTGGCCAAATGCAAGATCATACCTTCAGTTGAAATCTGTGCTTGTATGGTTGATATGCTTGGTAAATCGGGGCAGCTTGATGAAGCGCTAAATTTCATCAAGAACATGAATGTTGAGCCGAGCCCTAGCATTTGGGGCACTCTTTTGAGTGCTTCTGCACTCCATGGAAACTCTGAGATGCAGGAATTGGCATACAAGTCTCTCATCATGATGGAGCCGGACAATTCCTCGAATTATATCTCACTTTCCAATTTATACGCTTCTTCAAAGAGGTGGGACGTTGTGGCAGAAGTTAGGCAAGTTATGAGGAAAAGAGGGTTGAGAAAAGTTCCCGGATGTAGCTGGATCAGCATGAATGGAGCAGCTCATAGCTTTGTCGTTGCTGATAAGTCGCATCCATGCTCGACCTCACTTTATGCGATGTTAGATGAACTAGTTTTGTCTATGAAACTAAGTTGTTATAATCTTGATTTTCTGCATTTGACGGAGGTATAA